The Thermodesulfovibrionales bacterium nucleotide sequence ACAATAACAGCAACCCAGATGCTAGAGTCCATGACTCTGCATGCAAGACCAACGAGAGCTGAGGCAACTGATGTGGCAAATGCCATTATTGACGGTTCAGATTGCCTTATGCTTTCAGGAGAAACAGCAGTTGGAAGATATCCTGTGGAAGCTGTGAGGATGATGAAGAAGATAATTATTCACACAGAGGCATCAATGGAGATAGAAAAAACAATCCCTGCCTATGAATACGGTTTTCCTGAAGCAATTGCTCACGCAGCCTGCTCTGTATCTAAGGACATAAATATAAAATACATAGTGGCATTCACAAAGACAGGTTTTACAGCAAGGCTTCTTTCAAAGTTCAGGCCACCTGTACCTGTAATTGCCCTTACACCTTATGAAAGAGTATTAAGAAGAATGAGCATCTACCATGGAGTAATGCCCATGCTCATGAGGAGACTGAACTCAACTGATGAGCTTATCAATGAAGTGGAAAAATCCCTTACTAAACAGGGACTCCTCATTAAAGGAGACACAATTGTTATAACAGGAAGCCTTCCGCCAACCTTCATCGAAGGAAAGACCAATTTTATGAAGATTCACAGGATAGAATAAAATTTGGATTTATTTAAGGTGTTGTTCCTCCAGAAGGTCCAGCAACCTCAAAAGTAGCACTTCCAAAAACTGTTCCGCTTGTCACTGTAATATCCCCTTTATATTTGTGATACAGAGCTCCTGTTGTTCCACAATTCTGATAACAACCAGCAAGATATTCCACGCAGAACCTGTAAACTCCATAGTCATCTGTCTCAGCATAATAAGGTCCATTCACATATTTATTGCTTTGACAGGATCCATCGATAAAGCGAAAATAATTAGTTACAGGGTATGCAAAGGGAAAGGATATCTGAAACCTAACCCTTCCAATAGGGATATCGTTGGAGTCTCTCACTATCACAGAGTAGTCCTTTCTTAGATAGGTTTCAGGAATATCAGGTGTATCAGTAAATTCTGCCGGATTTATAGTTATTGTTGAGCCTGGAGGTGCAATTATTGAATCACCTGGCAAATCAAGCTCTGTACCACAGCTTGAGGCAAGGAAAATTATCATAAAGAGAATTACCAAAAAAAATCTCTTCATTCATTCCTCCTATTTAATTACCCTTGGTGTTATAAATATCAGTAGCTCACTTGTGTCTTCTGATTCCCTTCTTTTCTTAAAGAGCCATCCGAGTATTGGTATCTTGCTTAATAAAGGAACTCCACCTTCAGAGACCTGTTCTGTCTTTTTGAAAATGCCACCTATAACAAGGGTCTCTCCATCCTTAATTAGGACATCCGTAGATGCCTGTTTTGTATCAATCGTAGGTATTCCACCAACAAGCCTTGTAAAATCTGGCTCATCCTTTTTAGTATCAAGGGTCATCTGGATGGAGCCATCTGGTGTGATATGGGGTTTTACCTTAAGCTCAAGAACAGCATTAAGGGTCGTTGTCTGGGTTCCCTCTGCAGACACTGTCTGGACAGGTATCTGCTTACCCTGTCTTATAATTGCCTCCTTGTTATCAAGGGTAACTATCCTTGGATTGGATACAACCTTTCCTTTACCTGTTCCCTCAAGGGCTGAAAGCTGAAGATCAAGACTCAGTGTTCTCTGGGCATTTATGTATCCAAGCCCTATTGCTCCACCACTACCCTGTGTAACAGCAGCAGGAAGATTGACCATAAAATTTGTACCCGTAAATCCTGAACCTCCTGGCAAACCAGCAGGTCCACCAATCCTGAGAAGGGTATTTGGTGAAAGCCAGTTTATACCCCACTGAATACCAAGCTCACGGACAAAATTGCTATTTACCTCCACTATCCTTGCATCTATAAGGACCTGTGGAGTGGGTTTATCAATGGATTTAAGGAGTTTTTCTATCTCGGGAAAGGCTGACTCAACATCTCTTATTATAAGAGAGCTTGTCCTTGTATCTATGCTTATGCTGCCCCTGGGAGAAAGGGCCTTTGCGTCTTTAATGAATTTTTCCACATCCTTTGGGTCTGCAAAGTTCACGGAATAAACTTTTGTAACAAGTGGCTCTGCCTTTATACCAGCCTCAGCTGCCTTTGCCTTTTCTTCATATTCCCTTGCAAGTACAGCATGGGGAGCTATCCTCATAACATTACCTTCAACAATAGCATCAAGTCCATGGGTCTTAAGTATTAAATCAAGTGCCTGGTCCCAAGGAACATTTAATAATTTAAGGGTGATCTTTCCCTTTACATCTGGATGAATCACGACATTGTAGCCACTCACATCTCCTATTAATCTCAGTATGGCAGTTATGTCTGCATCCTGAAAATCAAGAGAGATCTTTTTGCCCTTATACTTAACAGGCTGTACAGGTATCTCTACAGGTGTTACCGCTTTATCCTCTACCTTTTGAGTCTTTGCTTCAGCCTGAACCTCTGACTTTATCTCAGCTTCAACTGTCTTTTCGATCTTTACATCTTTCTTCTCAACATTAACCCGCTCCACGGCTTCTGTCATCACTGCCACAACAAGTCTATCACCCCGGCCACTTACCTCATAAGAAGTTTTTTCAGACATGTCAAGAACGATTCTCGTTTTATCAGGATGTTTTCCTATTCTTATAGACCTAAGTGGTGCAATGGCCTCAGGTGCCTTTGCTTTTGAGACAGTGCCTGCAATGTCTATGACAATCCTTTTGTCAAGTGGAAAGACATTTGGCTTGAGTTCTCCATCTCCCAGTATCTCAACCTCTACTATTCCGTTCTTTTTTGAAAGTTTTATGTCCCTTATCTCCTTAGCAGGTGGTAGCACCGGTTGAACATCCTCTGCCTTTTTTTCCTCAGGAGCAGTAACCGTCGATTTCTCTTCAACAGGTAAGAGCTCTATCTTTTCAGGTTCTTCTGGTAAAGCCTCGGCTACAGGTTGTGATTCTTCAATAAATCTTACAGTAAGCACATTGTCTCTAAATTCTGCCTCTTCTTTTAAAGGTGCCTGAAGAGCTATCTCGAGTTTTAGACCCCTTCCTTCCATCAAAAATACAGCAATCTCAGTAATTCCCTTTTTATCGGAAGTAATCTTTTCGCCAGGTACAAGTACCCCTGGAGCTACATCCTGAAGCTCTGCTATTAATTTGAATGGATCTTCTGTTGATCTATATATGGTATAACTGAAGGGCCTGTTTGCTTCTATACTAAGGGTGTTATCTTCTATGATAATTCCTGTTATGGCTGCCTGCTCCGCTGGTTTCACCTGACCTTTTGTAGCACAGGCAGAAAAAGAAAGGATAAAGATTGAAAATAAAATTAAAAATTTTATAAAGGAAACCTTTTTCATCTATTCCTCCTCCCGGAGTTTCAGGGTGAAATCCCTGGCTCTTACAACTCCTCTGTAATCTTTTATAAACTCCCTTATATATACAGCCTTAGGTTCAATTCTCATAACCTTACCATTATGAATACCAACTGTTGTACCTTCTTTTATTGTATAGGACTTGCCATCTGGTACTGTCACCATGGCATATCTCTCATTCTTATTCCAGACTATGGCAATGAGTCTGAATTCATCTACAGAATAACTTTCCAGAGGATGGAGTCCTCTCGGTTTTTTCGCCTCTGCCTCCTTTGCCTTCAGAACAAGGGATGTAAAGGGATCCCTCTGCGGCGGATTGAATGCCACTATCTCTTCAGAAGGCTTCTCCTCTTCCAATTTTATCTCTTCCTTCTGAACTTTTTGCGTCTTTGGAGCAGGAGTCCCGGCAGGTTTCTTTTTACAGGATATAAGAGGAGCAAGGAAGAGTAAAAAACTTAATAAAATAGCTAGTATCTTCACTTCTTAGCTCCTGTCTTCTGAAGTTCTTCCTCGGGTATTGCTGAAAAGGTAACCACTCGGAAGGCTATCTTAAGCTCTGCCTCCTCTTTCTGCTTCTGGAAAGTCATCTTCATATCAGGCACATTCACTATCCTCTTCATGAAGGCAACCCTGTTTAAGAAGCTTCCGAAATTATTAAAGCTTCCTACTGCCTCTATTGTAACAGGTATCTCATAGACTATGTTACTTGGATGTGTCTTCTTTTCAGCAGGTTTCCAGAGTGTTATCTCAAGTCCGGCATTCTGGCCAAACTGGGAGACCTCCCTGAGAAGACCTGATACCTCCTTTTCTTCAGGTAATTGTTCAAGGAGCTCGGCAAGCCTCTTTTTGAGAAGTTCATTTTCCTTTATCAGGATATCCAGTCTCTCTGCCTTTGCCCTTTTGTCTGCAATCTCTGTCCTCTGTTTATTTATATCAGCTTCAAGCCTGTTAATTACTTTCAGTTTTGGATTTACCAGAAGGATGAATGCAAGAATCAATATAACCACAGGCAATCCAAACATTATCAGGAGTTTTACCGGTTTTGGAAGTGCATTTAGATCTATCTTCTTTGCCATAATTATGCCTTCACTTTAAAGGATATTTTAAATTGATAAACTGATATCTTTTCAATGGTTGTGAGCTTCGTCTCATGGAGATAAACATCTGTAAAAAGATCTGATTTCTTAAGACCATCAACATAACTGACCACATCATCGTTAGTGTAACCATAACCCTCAAGAGTGATGCTGTCTCCGCCATAACTTAAATTTGTTAGCCATACGCCTGGTGGCAGAGCTTTTGATACTTCATTTAATATCTTTACAGGAAAGGACTGATCCTTCCTTAATTTTTCTATTATCTCCTTTCTTTCTTTAAAGGATTTATTGAGTTTTTCAAAGTTCTCCACATCTTTGAGTTTTTTATTAAGTTCAGCTATTTCCTTTTCGTTATTCTTCTTTTCTGCCTCAAGGGAAGATATCTTATTTTTAAGATGAAACATTGCATAAACAATTCCAATAGATGCAAAAAGGCTAAGGAGCACTCCTATTACAATAAAAGAAGGCAGTGGTTTTGGTCTCTTCTTTCTTTTTCTTACTGCAGGAAGAAGGTTTATTCTTATCATCTATCTCCTGGCCTCCTCACAGCAAGACCGACAGCAACTGCAGCAACAGGACCGATTTCGTCTATGAAAATAGGGTCAAATTTTTTTGGAATCTTTATATTTCTGAAGGGTTCAGCTGTCCTCACCTCAATCCCCAGTCTATCAGAAAGTGCCTGACTGAAATTCTTCATTAGGGCTGCCCCTCCACTCAGGATTACCTCATGCACATCCTCTCCGCCCTGAGTTCTGTAATATTCAACTGCCCTGATAACCTCGGCAAATATTTCCTCTGCACCTGACATGATAACCGGTTCAGCATCTTCAATGCTGACTGTTTGCAGGGATACTCCCTTCTTAAGAAGCTCCGCATCTTCATAACTGAGATGAAATTCTCTCTGGAGTGCCTCTGTAATCATATTTGTTCCAGCAGAGCTATCCCTTGCAAGAACAGGAAGTCCTCCTACAACAACACACATATTAATTGTACTTGCACCTATGTTAAAGAGTGCCACGACCCTGTTTGGCTCTATCTCATAATTGAGCTCATACATGTTGCTCAATGCAAATGCCGCCACATCAACCACAACAGGATTTAGCCCTGTTTCTTTAAGCACTGACACATATTCATTAACTGCATCCTTTTTTGCTGCCACAATGGCAACATCCATCTGACCGGCCTCAGGTCTTGGACCAAGAATCTGAAAGTCTATGTTTACCTCATCAATCGGGAAGGGTATATACTGCTCTGCCTCAAACCTTATGGATTCACTCAGTTCTTCTTCCGACATCTCAGGAAGGACTATCCTCTTGACCATCACAGAAGAATGACCTGCAAGAGCAATAGCAACATCCTTTGTCTTTATCTTTTTCTTTTCAAAAAATTCCCTGAGGGTTTCTGAAAGTCTTATTGAATCCATTATGGCACCGTCAACTATTACATCATGTGGAAGGGGATAGGAATCAAAGAACTGGAGCTCATAACCTGTTTTATGCTCTCTGAGCTCAACAGCCTTTATTAGACTAGAACCAATATCAAGACCTAGAACCCGTCTCTTACCGAGACCTATATTAAATGGCATAATTTATCCTTACCAAAATCTGAAGCATTTGTCAAGTATTTTTTTAAAAAATTCCAAGCCTTGCCATAAAAATCTTAGAAAACACTTTAAGCCAGTTTTAAATAGGTACCCCAATCCTGTTATAATCTCAAAAAGGGGTAAGGATTGACCATTAAGAGTTATTCAGAAAGAGAAACCCTTGAGGCTGGAGAAAGGCTGGGCAGGCTTTTGAGAGAAAAACTAAAAAAATCCAGAAATTTAAGGCCCTTTGTGTGTCTTTACGGAGAGCTCGGTTCTGGAAAGACTGTATTTATAAAGGGTCTTGCAAGTGCCTTTGGAATCTCTCCAAGAGATATAGGAAGTGCAAGTTTTGTCCTCGCTTCCGAATACAGAAGCGATCCACCTTTCTGCCATATAGATCTCTACAGGATTGAGGATATTGAAAAGGAAGAATGGATATGGGATTATATCGAAAAGGATATATGTGCAGTAGAGTGGGCAGAAAGGATTAAAGAGATTCCTGAAAATGCTATAAGGGTATATATTAAAACTGTAAAAGAGAATGAAAGGGAGATCACCATTGAGGGTATCAGTGAAGAGGATTGGCATAATCTCAAAGACTGGCAGACCTGAGCCTATAGAGATACTGGAGGACCTCCTTGTCTGGCTGAAAAATTCAGGCATTGAAATAGTACTTGACAAAGAAACAGCAGAAAAACTCCAGATAAATGGCACTTCCAGGCAGGAGATACCGGATCTTGTTGACCTTATAATAGTACTTGGTGGAGATGGTACGTTGCTCAGTGTTGCAAGACTTGTGGCTGGAAGGGATGTCCCCATCCTTGGAGTAAACCTGGGGACACTGGGATTTCTCACAGAAGTATCAAGGGATGAAATAAAAGATGCAATAGGTAAACTCCTCAAGGGTGAATATTCAATTGAAAAAAGAATAATGCTCCTGGCAAAAGTTATAAGAAATGGCAAAGAGATATCAACCAATAATGTTCTCAATGATGTAGTGATAAATAAAGGAGCCCTTGCAAGGATAATTGACCTTGAAACCTTTATAGATGAAAGATTTGTTACCCTCTTTAAGGCAGATGGCCTGATAGTGTCAACTCCAACAGGTTCAACTGCATATAATCTATCTGCAGGTGGACCTATTATATATCCCACACTTGATTGCATGGTCCTCACACCTATATGTCCCCACACCCTTACAAACAGACCAATTGTGCTTCCTGGAAGTTCAAAGATAGAGGTAAGATTGCGCTCGGAGAGTCAGGATGTTTATCTCACCCTTGATGGTCAGATTGGTTTTAATCTAATGCGAAATGACAGTGTTATAATTACAAAGGCAGATTTCAGAATCAGCCTCGTGATACCTCCAGAGAAGAACTATTTTGAGATACTGAGAACCAAGCTGAGCTGGGGTGGGATGCTTGGTTCTGAGACTAAAAATCCTGCAGTATAGATATGAGACATCTTGGTGAGTTTATAACAGTCCTTGAGTTTATTGAAAAACTCGGCTTCGACCTGATACCGAAAATTGATATTTCTCCACTCAATCCCAAGCACTCCCAGTTAGAAGATCTGAGGAATGAGATCGGAGACTGCAAAAGATGCAAGCTGTCAAAATATAGAAAGACCATAGTCTTTGGTGAAGGTGCTCCTGACTCCAGTCTTATGTTTATAGGTGAGGCACCTGGAGAGGAAGAAGACAGACAGGGAAGGCCATTTGTGGGAGATGCTGGACAGCTTCTGACAAGACTTATTGAAAAGATGGGATTCAGTAGAGAGGAGCTCTATATAACCAATACAGTGAAATGCAGACCACCCAATAACAGAGAACCTGAAGAGGACGAAATTAAGACATGTATACCCTTTTTAAAAAAACAGATAGAGATCATAAAGCCCTTAGTAATCATGACCCTGGGAACAGTTGCTACAAGGTCACTGCTATTTCTGAATAAACAGGAGAGTGCAGAACTGAAAAAAGGCAAAAGGACTGGTATAACTGATTGGCGGGGGAAGGTTTATTATTATCAGAATATACCAGTGGTGCCTACCTTTCANCCAGCTTATCTACTTAGAAATCCCAGAGACAAAAAACTCACCTGGCAGGATGCTCAGATAGTCCTGAAGCTTTTAAAAAAAACATCAACCTGATATAATTAAAAAACGAAATATGATTAAACCTGAAGGGCCATAAGATGGATAAAATAAAAAACCCGCTTAAAGACAGCAAATACAATAAATCGAAAGAAATAACTTATGCAATACCTTTACAGGCAGAAGAAGGGGATTCTATCCTCATATACCCTTTGAAGGTGCATTTATGAAAGTGCTCTGGGCACCCTGGAGGATGGAGTATATACTTGCTAAAAAACCTGAAGGCTGTATATTTTGTGATATGCCTTCAGAGAATAATGATCCAAAAAACTTTATCCTTAAAAGAGCAGTTTACTGTTATGTAATAATGAATAAATATCCTTACAATAACGGACATCTCATGATTGTTCCCTTCAGGCATGTCCCTGACCTTAATGGTCTTGAAAAACACGAAATGCTTGAGATAATGGAACTAACTAGGCTATCGATAAATTGCCTGAGGGAGGCATTTCTTCCTGATGGATTCAATATTGGAATAAATCTGGGCAGGATTGCTGGAGCCGGTATCGAAGCCCATCTTCATATACAGATAGTTCCGAGATGGGCTGGAGATTCAAGCTTCATGGCAGTCTTTGATGAGACAAGGGTCATTCCGGAGCATCTTGAGGCAACTTACAAAAAACTCTTGCCCCTTTTTGAAAAATGCACTTTATAAAGAATCCCTCTTGACCCTCCTGTAATGATGGAAGGACCGAAATTCTTTTACCATGTCTTTTAGAGAAAAGATTAAAACAAGACTTTCAAGGGAAAGGGGAACTGTATACAAAGATCCGGGTGGAAAGGTGTCTGTATGTCTTGTCTATCCTGATATCTATCATATCGGGATGTCAAATCTGGGATTTCAGGGCATATACGGACTTATAAATTCAAGAAAGGACTCCCTATGTGAAAGGGCCTTTCTACCTGATGCGGATGATCTGGAAGAGTTAATGAAAAGAAATTCCACACTCATCTCCTATGAATCCATGAGACCCTTACCAGAGTTTGATGTCATTGCCTTCAGTATATCCTTTGAAAATAATTTTCCTGATGTTCTGAAAATCCTTAAACTCTCGCATCTTCCTCTTAAGAGTTATGAAAGATCTGAAAGGGCCCCTATGATTGTAGCGGGCGGAATGGCAATGACTTCCAACCCTGAGCCCCTTGCTGAATTTTTTGACCTCATTATGCTCGGAGATGGTGAATTGCTGATACCTCCCTTTCTTGATGCTGTGAGGGAATGGAGATTTAAAGGATTTAAAAAAACAGATATACTTAAAGAACTTGCAAGACTTGATGGTTTTTATATACCTTCTGGTTATGAGGTAAGATACGAAAATGAGAGAATAGTAAGCAGAAAAAATAAAGAGGGATATCCTGAAATTATAAAGACCCCTGTTCTCAGGGATCTTGACAGAGGAGTGAAACACTCAATCCTTACTCCTGAAACAGAATTCTCAGACATGCATCTCATAGAGGTTATGAGAGGATGTCCCTGGAGATGCAGATTCTGTCTCACAGGCAACATTACACGATTAAGGATAAGGTCACTTGAAAGTGTATTGCAGGAGGTCAGGGATTCTAATGCATCAAGATTCGGAATAATAGGATCGTCACTGACAGACTACAGGTATATAAAAGAGCTCCTTCAACATGAAGGTGTTGATTTTTCAATCACCTCTCTAAGGGCATCACCAAAGGCTGCAGAGATAATAGCATTGCTTAAAAACAAGAAAAGTGTATCCATAGCACCTGAGGCTGGATCAGAAAGACTTAGGCGACTGATAAATAAGAACATAAAAGAAGAGGATATTCTTCATACATCAGAACTTTTATTTAAGGAAGGTATCGAGAATCTAAGACTCTATTTCATGATAGGTCTTTTTGAAGAAACAGATGACGATATTATTTCTATTGTTGAACTTATTAAAAAAATAAGGTCCCTATCAAAAAGGGGTTTTATATCCTTGAGTATAAGTATTTTTGTTCCAAAACCTCACACACCTTTTGAACGTGCCCCTATGCAAAGACCTGAGATAATTAAAAAGAGGCTGAATATTATTAAAAAAGGTTTAAGGGGATTAGAACATGTGAGAGTTCTCCATGAAGTTCCAAAGTATTCCTACATGCAGGGACTCTTCGCACAGGGTTCAAGAAGGATAGGATATGTGATTGAAGAGATGCTTAATGAACCTGACTGGCAGGAGGCATGTAGGAAAAGAGAAATTGATCCCGAATTCTACATCTTTAGAAGAAAAGACCCTAATGAAGTCCTGCCATGGGATTTTATAGAATATTAAATCATGAATTCCTTTATTGAAAGAGTATCCAGTGTCTACAAACGTATCTGCCACGCTGCCATGAGGGCTGGACGGAGTCCTGAGGAAATAAAACTCATAGCCGTCACAAAGACTGTACCGGTAGAAAAAATCCTGGAGGCGGTAGAGGCAGGTCTGAGGATATTCGGTGAAAACAGGGTGCAGGAGGCAAGGGATAAGATTCCTGTGATAATGAATAAATGTGAAGGCCTGAAAATCTCCTGGCACATGATAGGAACCCTTCAGAAAAACAAGGCAAAGTATGCTGTAAAGCTTTTTGACATGATTCATTCAGTTGATTCTGAAGAGCTTGCCTTAGAGATAAACAGACAGGCTGAAAAGATTAGTAAGATTCAGGATATCTTGATAGAAGTTAAGCTTTCTCCTGAGGAGACAAAGCATGGAATAAAACCTGAAAAGCTCTTTAAGCTTCTGGACTTTATATCTTCACTGAAAAATCTAAATATAAAAGGACTCATGACTGTACCGCCATATTCTGAAAATCCGGAGGACTCGAGACCTTATTTCAGAAAACTAAGGAATTTACTTGAAGAGGCAAATATAAGGGGATTTAATATTAAAGAGCTCTCTATGGGAATGTCCGGAGATTTTGAGATAGCCATAGAAGAGGGTGCAACCATGGTCAGGATAGGAACGGCCATCTTTGGAGAGAGAAAACAGTAAAATTAACCATGAAAATTTATTCTAAAGTCTCCTCCGAAAGTCTCTGCTTGATCTCTTCAATTAATCTCAGGCTGTCCTCAGCTGCTTCCTTCTGTACCTTCTGTATAGCAAATCCAGCATGGACAAGCACATAATCGCCAACCTCTACCTCCTCAGGAAGAAGCAACAGGCTGACCTTAAGCCTTGTACCCTGAGAATCAACAGTAGCAATAAGGTCTTCTTTATGAATTATCTTTGACGGAACTGCAAGACACATCTATGCCTGTCTCCCTTGTCTCTACTCCCCATAATCTCAATTTATCAACAATACTCCGCAGAAGTTCTTCCTTTTTTGAGGCTATTGTAGAAGAAAGTTCTAAACCTGTCTCAAGTGTATAAGGTTGAATTCCAATAAGGCATATCTCCTCTGGCATTATCCCGAGCATCTGAGCAGCAAGAAGAACCTCTCCAAGACCTATGTGGTGAACAGAAAGCTTGGAATGAAGTATCGTCGGAATCTCACTTTTTTCAAGTATTCCAATATAGCCAGGCTCCCTTCCAAAATCAACGGCATCCACTATGAGAACCTTTTCTCTACTCTCAAAGAGTGGAAGAAGGTCAAGACCCTTTGTGCCACCGTCAACAATCTCTATATCGGGAAAGAAAGTGTACCTCTCCCTCAGCTCTTCTACAACACGAACTCCTATCCCTTCATCGCTTAAAAGTATATTTCCGAGTCCAAGAACAAGTATCTTCACTCAGTCTTCAATCCTCAATTACCTTATAACCGCTGAATATGGAACTAATAACACCGCTTTTCTCAGCACGATCAACAAACCAGCTGATGTAAACATGTATAAGAACAAAGGCAATTATTAACCACATTATTAGATGATGATAAAGTCTCAGGGTATTATCAACAAAAAATGTTAAAAGCCATCCGCCTGCAAGTTTCCAGATAAAGCCAACATGGCTCTGAGAATAAAGAGCGAAG carries:
- a CDS encoding HyaD/HybD family hydrogenase maturation endopeptidase, which translates into the protein MKILVLGLGNILLSDEGIGVRVVEELRERYTFFPDIEIVDGGTKGLDLLPLFESREKVLIVDAVDFGREPGYIGILEKSEIPTILHSKLSVHHIGLGEVLLAAQMLGIMPEEICLIGIQPYTLETGLELSSTIASKKEELLRSIVDKLRLWGVETRETGIDVSCSSVKDNS
- a CDS encoding YggS family pyridoxal phosphate-dependent enzyme, whose amino-acid sequence is MNSFIERVSSVYKRICHAAMRAGRSPEEIKLIAVTKTVPVEKILEAVEAGLRIFGENRVQEARDKIPVIMNKCEGLKISWHMIGTLQKNKAKYAVKLFDMIHSVDSEELALEINRQAEKISKIQDILIEVKLSPEETKHGIKPEKLFKLLDFISSLKNLNIKGLMTVPPYSENPEDSRPYFRKLRNLLEEANIRGFNIKELSMGMSGDFEIAIEEGATMVRIGTAIFGERKQ
- a CDS encoding HypC/HybG/HupF family hydrogenase formation chaperone, producing the protein MCLAVPSKIIHKEDLIATVDSQGTRLKVSLLLLPEEVEVGDYVLVHAGFAIQKVQKEAAEDSLRLIEEIKQRLSEETLE